In Antechinus flavipes isolate AdamAnt ecotype Samford, QLD, Australia chromosome 6, AdamAnt_v2, whole genome shotgun sequence, the sequence AGGACGGGCAAATAAGGTGTGtatggaattcatttttttttcctctatccaaTTTAGAGTTCAAAgtcaaaaactggaaaaatacaaagaaccAAGACAAGGTTAAGTATTATTTGAACATATTAATGATAAGATTTAAAAACATGAGTCCTACCAATCCTTCACAAGGTATAACCCAGTTGATGAGCCTATCACCCTTAGAAATAACATTGGAGGCAGAAGACCTTGATTTAAATCTTAAATCTGTTAATTCCTGCTTGATTATGACctagggaaaataatttaatccttcTGTGGCTCACTTTATTCATATCTATAAAATCAAGATTAATCTTAATGGCTTTTAAGCTCTCTTCCAcataaaaatctatgattctcttcTTCTAAACTCAGTTGTAATAAAAGCAAGGTTTTGGTTTTCATTAAGCAAGGGATTCACATAAAATAGTAGAAAAATTTTTTCAGTATCAGAAATCAAAGTTAATAATGGATGTTTCTGGAATGCTTACTATAATTGACAAAATCTGATTGGATACCTCTTAATAAAAACCAACACTATTTGCTAAGATTGATAAAAATTTAactgttttatataaatgttatattggGAAGACagttggccaaaaaaaaaaaaattaatgagagcAGGGCTATGTTGGAGCAAACCCTTAATGGCTCTCAAGAGCCTGTTGTTAACTTTTTagtatgagcatttacaccttggaaattagcaaaggctacaaatcagggcctgatttattgattttctagacttgagcagattaaactttaagtcattcaaactattttttttgCAGAGTTGGTTGTTAAACACTTTCTAGTAGTAATTCTCCACGGATCCCACTTAGCTCAGTTTCAGAGTTCCACATTATGTAGTTCCTTAATGGACGCTCAAAACTGAATTTACAAAGTTTCAATTCCCATGTCATCTTATCTGGGTTCTATTTCAGAGTCTGAGGAAAAGCCTGGATTGATTAAAGAGGCAAATAAGTTTGAAGAACTCATTGAAGAATATTTTAGCAACACAAAGACTCCTGCCAAGAATCTGAAGATTTGGGAGAGAAATTATTGCCCCTCACTCAGTAGCAAAAGCAACAATATGAAGAAACCAACAAGGGAACAGTTTGTATTCCCCAAAACCCAATAATTACAATATTTTGAAGTTTTgagtcaaagaaattaaattagtaGTAAATACCAAGGGGAAAAGGCCTATTCTGGCTTTTCTTATCAGTAAGCCCAAGTTCATCTATTTTTACTCTCGCCCAAAAAATGTTTTCAAGATGGCCTATAAGCCATATAAGCATGGACAAGTTATTGAAGTAACAAATTTTAGTCTTCAAATATTGGTAAATTATAGATAAATCTGAatgttgattatattttaattatttttagccTGTTAATTTTGAATAcgtatgaaataaaatacatatatgcacacatgttcTATTTTCATGATTTGCAGAGTCACTACATAGTGGTGAGGACCTGATAATTTCATCACGAGATAGGGCTGTCTGAACCAGGTCTGACTCAATTCCATATCCCCTATCCATGCTTGGtgtcttcattaaaaaaaagattataaatctcATGGGGTTGGTCACACAGgatttctccccctcttcctcccactTAACTGCATATCATTGGAGGAGTTGCATATTTGAAGTCTTATTCTCCAAAATAATCCAAGAGTGAGCAGAATCTGAGCATAAAGGAAAAACCCACCCTCCTCTAgtcattttctcaatttttctcattattttaagTGGATAATAGTGTAGATGATGACTTTAATTTGATATCAATTACTTGGTCATCTGCTCTCCATAATCTTTAACTTTCATACacctataaaattataaatataaacctttgaaattcataaaatatctTTAGCTGTTTTTTGAGAAAAGGTGGGAGGAATGGGGTAGACAAGAACCATTACATCAGGATttgatggaaaaaaacaaacataaaaatctacttttttaaaaaaagtaattaaatagcATGTAATAAGAAAGATTAATTTAAACCCAATTACCAAGTAGAGCATTTAGGTAGGCTTCCTAAACATTCCCTGACACACTGGAACAACTTAACTGTAGACAGTTACCAACAACAGataaaatattcatatgaaaaaacataaAGGCAAACACTAGAAGActgaaggaataataataattgaaataattaagatttatttaacactttaatTTACAAAGTTCTTCACAAATGTATTATCTTGTTTCATGCTCGCAATAAGCCCTGTGAGATGAGATATGTGCCATTACAGGAGCCTTTTTTtcaccaatgaggaaactgatgtgcCCAAGCTCCCCCAGCTAATGTCTGTAGCAAGATACAAACTcgaggtcttcctcactccaggtccagtgctctatctagtCCTGTATGCTCTGTCTGCATAATGTTCAGCCATTAAGTATTAATTCCTTAGACACTCATTTTCTAAACAgttgagaagaaatgaaaaaattgtcTTTGTTCAGTTAGTATTCAAAGGACTCTTCAATTTAGAATAACTAATAACTAAATAACGAGCATAATAGGGATGTAGATTTTGTTTCCTATGCCAGAAGTTGGGGGCACCTCTGCTGCTCTCTCTGCAGACATCACTGCTGAGATTATGTGCTGTCCATTCTGTCTGGCCCCTCTCCTTTTTGCGGTGGGTCCAGCACATTTTCAGTGTTTTCTTCTGCACTAGAGTcgctctcctcctcatccttagCCCTGTTGCTGGCATGTTCATGTGAAGAGTTTTCACAGACTTTGTCTGCGGGGACAGCACCTTTCCGCTGAGGAAGGATGCTAAAAAATGCTTCCTGCCAGTCTCTTGTCTCGAGGTATTCTAATACGATCtcaaaaactataaagaaaaaaaaaacccaaattttttTAGCAGAGCAATCTATAATACTTCCCACACCCTGTAAAAATGCACTTCTTCCTCTATACTCTCTGTCAAAATATGCTGACTTCGAAATCTCAGGGTCAGGATCTGAAAGCAGCATAGgacccttccctttcttctcactACTGAATTCAGTTTTTCCAAAAGTATAgaaaccatttcttttcttttttcccgtACTCTTTTTGCTCCCATCATACTTCTGATATGCCATAACAAATTATATTTACTGTAAAGCAAAAACCATCAGGAAGTAGAAGTTTAAGTTTCTTCCAAAAAATGAATGAGGTAATCACCTCTGCAGCAAAGTCTTGTAAATAGTCATTTACTTCAGGCAGATGCCCTTATGTCCTGGAGAATCCTCTCTTGAAAGACTAGGTAATCAATTGTACCTCAGAGCTACGTAAAGCATGCCAAGGATATCGGAACCCAGATTGAAAGAGACTTAGCTGTGATGCTAATGGAATGTTTTCTGTTTAACCACTTCAGAACTTACCATGATTAACAGCTAAAACTTTTCGACTATTCATTTTCACAAAATCCCCAAGTGGAAGCTGTGCATGATGAATTCCATGCTCTGATGCTTGTCTATATGTGATACCCTGTAACAAGGACACTATAATTGGtattaaaacataattatttCAAAGCAAGGTCTGTGATATGGTGGGGCAAGGGAAAGACCCTAAGCAAATCCTACGCAAACAAATAAGCAGACTAAAGAACGCGTTCTGgggaaatttgtctttttttttaaactgtggttggGAAAGATACTTCTAATATTGATTTGCTTTTACCTCCTACAATCATTCTTTTTAGAATGTAATGTGCCTCCCAAGCTCTGATCAGATCTGTGTCTATAAAAGAACACATcagatctcttttttcttttgtatccttcTAGTTATTAATAagtattaaagcttaaaacttcacCAGGACAGGTGGGACACTATACAGTCTAACATACTGAATTTCTATAGAAGCATCATTAATTTTCCTTAGCAGAAGATACGGAGATAATGCATATTTGTAATACAAAATgaactttaatctttttttacaGCAATAAGATAATAGAATGTAACATAAATGCAACAgctatatttcatttatatagtatatcCCAAAAAAGTTTTAGTGAGATTTTAACctatttaagttttaatagcttagAATAATAGTatagttattaaagcttaaagtggcactaagatttttgggatataACAAGGAGGAgcaaaaaaataacatgaaaaaaatgaaatatacaaatCACtctgtatcaaaaaaaaaaagattttttttgtcatttttttgttttcttccccaaGAAAATTTTATCAAAGCTACTAGCCAAACTCACTGATAGGAATTCCAACTCTTCTCTGCTCCCTGTAAACCCTTGAGGCAGGAGTCTGAAAAGTATTAAAATGGTCAAAAAAGACAAAGAGCAGATGGAAAAATCGAAGCCAAGTCTCTGAATTATCCACATACTGGATAACCAGCATATAAATTACTGAGAATTAACTTTGTAGTGTGTATTATATACTATAAATAGACGAATTAAGGtatttttttagttgaaaaaGACGTAACAGAAATAAACATGGCCACAAAAGAATGTAaaagattaatttatatttaaggaGATAGCACAGGAAAGCTTGAAAGCAGCTCATTGTATACATTTCTTGAGAAGTTTACAGAGTAATACATTTTTTATTCTGGGGGGCATATTGTATTGATAGATAAGTTACTTTCACTTTCTGTAGAAATTTTCATctgtcatttaataaatactttttttgttaaattaattttagtaTATTGGCAAAGTACTGTACGATTCCCTCTGGAAAAAAGCAGCTCTGTAAGTTGACATTCTGATGGAAGGCAAAAGTAGACCAAGACAAAGCAAGGAGGCAGGAAAATGAACTAGATCATATCATCAAAACCAAAGATCCAAGATGAAATGGATACTGCCAGAGTCAGTGACCCAGAcccatcttttctctttcattaccAAATGCTAAAAGCAGATTTTGTGGGTactggatctgtgatctcacaGGCAGGGGAACTTCTACTGAAGAAAACAGTACTGACAGGCAATTGCTCTGCAACTTCCCTGTCTGAGGGTTGCTTGGGGCCCTATGAGAGGAAGGGCTGCCCCTTGTCACCCAGCCGGAGAAGCATAATCACCTTATGATGATTGTGATCAACCAGTCCTCCAATCACATAGGCCTTGGACTCATCTAGTTCCTTCAGTATATTAGGTGAATCTGACGTAAGATAGATCAGGTCCTCTTTCTTCATAAGTTCACTGTAGTGCTCTGGTTTGATATGAATATCCTTGAAGACACAAAGTAGGAGAAGTAATTAACCAAAAAGTTATTTAGCTAAAGCAAACTCAGGAGTGAAtactttcttctctattttaccCCAAACTTTTAACACATGTTTTATAAGTAAAACAATTCTTGTCAGAGTAAGagaaaagtgtttaataaaatgtAGGTCATATTCAATCCAATTACTTAAATGAGTACAATAGATTACTATGCTTCCTTTATCAGATGTTTCCTACTCTAAACCATCTTATATACTGATGTCCCAATAACTTTTGGATCTAATCTTTCATCATTTCACTCACTCaaaaaattccagtggctccccatCATCTACAGTGTATAAAGTATAAGTCTTTTAATTTAGCATTCATAGTTGAAATGGGTCTTTCCACTTTCATCTTCTATTACCTCTTTTCCTAACTACAAATTTTTAGAATTTGTCACCTCCCAAAAGGTGCTATCAGGGAAAAATCTGAATCATCCAAAAAGATTTGGACAAATTCATTATGGTAAAAGTCATACATGTTTAAAATGAGGGGACAGACTTTAAATCTAACATACCATGGAGAATAATCAGGGCTTCTTAATACATTTGTAAGGGCTTTTGAGGCAAAAGAATCCTGGACTGGAATGAACCAGCCTTTCTTGATCACCTCAGCTCTCTTCTTCCTCAGAATTAATGTACaatcttttatttatatctatagttAACTCCAATTCTGCACCTGCCCTCAATGTCTGTACTTTTGTCCTATAGTTAGTATGATTTGTTCCCTCAATCCtagagaaattataaaaacaaaaagttatttaatctcataagaatatttttccagttttgtagTTATAATTACATCTGTAATAtacatgaggaaaataagatcCTTTGGCTTTATactctcttttgttctctctcattctctccacaaatattcatttatatgtatttatatatgcatgtatatagtcAATTCCTAAAATCTGCCACTTCTTCCTATGTAACATTTTATGATTTCAcctttccttcttaattctaaCAATCTCAGCCTTGGTCCAACTGCTGTCACTTCTTTTCTAAATGGGACCTCTTACTCACACAACTTATTAATTAAAAAGATGATTCCTGTTGAACAGAACAGCATATGCATAAAATATCTTATcttcataaaatgttttacaaattgcTCAAGTAATTGTTGTGCATAAGATGCATAGATTGGCCAAGAGAAGGCAAAATGAATTTGGCGAGTCCAGTAGTAGTTCCATAGACAATGTCAACAAATTTGTGGGGAGGTCTCTAATGACTCTCCATTTTCTGCTGGCCTCAAACAGCACTGCAAAGGCAGATTTGACTTAATGTACTATTGAAGAGAGTTGTCAAAAATTGGAAGTGCCTTAGGATGGCTGTGTAGGCTTGCCAGAGCTCATGCTCTGCTAGTACAACCTTAATAATTTCAGCACTATGCCATAATGAGTCACTAAATGATGACTTTAATAGATGCTAGTACAGCTATCCTTTCCACATTACAGCTTTTCTCATTGAAGTGAGCTACTCATCATTGGAGATCCTCATATAGAGGTTGGAAAACCACTGCTGCAAAGGAGATAGCATTTGAGGAATGCTTTCCACTGATGTGAATATGCCACATGCCTTCTGTAAAGGTCTGACAGGACTTCTATCAATTTTACAAGATCTTCTGCCTCTGAAGAAGGCTCTTCAACAGATGCCTCAGCTGGTCTCATTTCCATGTTGCTGCTTATCATTATAATCAAAAGCCTTTACTTGCTCAAATTAATTTGGCCCTGTACTAAGGTTGACCTCTTTGCTCCTTCCAgacaaatttattcatttttccttaatctgataaaATGAAAGCTTCTCGAGAACCTTCTCTCAGGTCTGTCCTAGAACAATATTCAAATCTCAGCTTCTCAAGCTCCCTCTCTCTAGCTACTCAGACAGTTCCTCCCAATGACTAATCCATTAATCATTACTTTCCTTCACTTGTCCCACTAACTGCATATAATGTGAATAATATGAAAGCCTTAAACTTGGATTTGTCAAAACTGTGTCATAGATCGAAGTATTCTAAGAATGAATCTTCTGATGAATGAACTTCCTTGAATTTGGCTCCAAGCAGTCTAACATTACACAAAGTTCTACTTTCTTTGGTTATGTACttactttttgtatttgcttttacTTTTCACATGTATCTGTTCCATTAGTTTTACATGATTTCTATTTTaaactaataaaaagaaacaacatcTATTAAATGTGTTTTGTATATTAATCAGAATGAAGCCAGGTACCTGGGGGCATAATTAATGTTTTTCAAAGATGGAGAAATTTCAGAAGTGAGAATTAAAAACTGGAGACAAGGGAGAGAATCAAAGTAGATTACTGATTCATTTGACAAATACAGTAGAAGAGTTTTCTCATTGGGAATtaagatttagaattaaaatttgattttgccacattatttttgttacattgggcaagtcactttagctTTTGTCATTCAGctttgaaaagcatttttcctcaaaaattaAATTTGCAAAATATAGAATCAGAGTATCTTTTGAATGAATATAGCTCTCACATTTATTGCTTAGTGAAttcaaaacaacattttaaagtaaggtaatttacaaatttaaaaaaatcaaatagttaaCTCAGAATTACACAGCAAGTCAGTGCCAGAGATAGGTTGAAAACCAGACTTCTAGCTTCCAATGAAGGACTCCATCCAAAAGATTAAGGATAACGCCATCTAGTGGCCTCCTAACATTATACTTTCTATATATTATACCTACCCTCTTGCTTTGATATCTCTTGTCTTCTATCTATTCCCATggaatgtaatctctttgattaAATATGGTCCTTGACAGGACATATTTCATTTTAGTCTTTGTATCTGCAGCACTtataagcacttactaaatatttggcactttaaattcaattttcttactcattttgttCTAGAAAGGTAAAGtggaagttaagaaaaaaatactggatttgaagtctAATGCCTTCTCTGCCATTAAAAACCTATGAGTCTTTGGACAAATTCCTTAACTTttctaggtctcaatttcctcatctataaatgagtgGGCCACACTAGatctaatttcctttccatctctaaatctttgGTTCTGCGATCCTTTGCTGCTCACTATGTTGTTGCCAAAGAATGTTCATTGCTTTATCTGGCTAAGCTCtagtatgatatatatatacacaacaatTAAGGCAATAAAATGTAGAAATTTAAGCACATTCACATTTGAAGCAAGACATTTACCCTGACTGAATTACCTTCCAGTTGACCCATCCTTTGTCATTTTCATCCATGATCTTTTTCAGCTGACCTCCATGACTGGTCAAATAATACTGGATGGAGATTGTAGAATGAGAgacaagaaattagaaaaaaaagaaaaagaacaatgaatatttaagttccatatatagttttctaacaaatacttatttttccatcaacaatacatagggaaaggcagctaggtggtgcagtgaataaagcacttgccctgcagtcaggagaatctaaattcaaatctggtctcagacacttaacacttcctagctgtgtgaccctgggcaagtcacttaatccaattgcctcagccaaaacaaaaaaaaaaaaaaaaaaaaaaccatagggaaaaattcctaaaaaaaaaaattctttgtccaAGGAGGATAAAAATCTGAATTATGCTTCCTcacctttattaattttttttttttttttgccaatccTAATAGATGGCTATTATTTCCTATGCATATTCCCACTCCAGGgaattatgagaattaaatgaactACATTGACTCCATCTTGTGATTAAATTCTAGAGCTAACTTAGTTTCCTTtctattcaaattctattttagtATTTTCTTGTTCCTTTGATTGAATACAAATACTTGGGGGATTAGGAaacctctttttctgatttcagggaaatACATGTATTTGCTCTCCCCCTCCCAAATTGGAAAGTGCCTAATCTTTCTTCCAATTAAAATCAAATGACCTAATTTTCTATCCTGGTTTTCTATcctattaattctttttaaaacaatacaTAAATGACTGTCTCCCCTGTATTTGGGATCCAGTGCTAAGATGAGGAGATCTGGTCCTGATCTGTTATGCAATTGGCACTCACTGCttaataaaaaaagtaatattcTTGAAAGCtaaaatttttgtttcctcagtcatttcagATTTCACCCATCACACATTCAAGAAGCTAATGGCTATCTCTCCTCCCCCAAATTCATAGACAATTAGCATTCTGTACTttggaaagataagaaaagtgaaaagagccACTTTCAAATATCAGCTACATTCAACATATTCTGCCAAGTATTAAAggagaaacaaagataaatgaGATACAGTCCTTGCCTTTATGGGATTTATAATCTACTAGCAGGGAATTACAGAAACATaagaaaaggtagaaaataaCAGTCAAGGCCCAAAGTTCAAAATTCTCAGTTCTTATTCACCTCTATTCCcctgtcatcattattataatactCATAAACTCAAAAGCTCAAGAACTGTGGAGACCCTGAAATTCCAGAAATTCTAGATTCTGTCACCTGCCAGCTCTTCATCAAAACTCTAAAAGAAGTCAAGGAAATCAGCACCAATGAGGGACTAGAAGAAATGTATGGAGGTACAAAAGAAAGGCTACCTCTTTTTTACTTAGCTAAAACATCTTGTAGACTCAAAACCTACAAAATACGTAACAATAATATAATTCAATTCCTCTCTTACCTCTGTCtttaaaacaaactaaaaaactcgaacaaacaaaaaattaagaaactaaaTCCCAGAAAATTTAACAAGTATGAAATGAGAGAAGTAGATCTAGGACCAAGGCCTTCTAATTTCCAGtgtggtactttttttttttttttaagaaaaaaattatctttaaaattcattaaaaaaattttttttgaggacCAAAttctctcctgattctactcacttcacctTGGATCAgttcatttatgtcttttttatatttttctgaaacaatctgcctgatcatttcttattgtacaatagttctccatcacattcatatgccactATGCACATAGTTTGCAGTAAAAAACTGTTGATaggttgtgaaatgatctaaccatgcTAAAAAATGATGTGGAACATGTCCAAAGGGCTAAAAAACTCAATATTAACAattctttctgtggtggcaaagaatgagaaattgagaTGATACCCATCAGTTTTTAGTGTACTTATTTTCCTTCATCTCCTCCAGGATTTGTCATTTCTATTATGTGTGAGATAGTACTTCAGATCTATTTTACTTTGCACTTTTCtaattaatgatttagaacatttttaaaaatatagctttgatttcttctgaaaaaaaaatgcctcttcATAGCCTCTGACCACTTATCAAGTGGAGAATAgttcttattttaataaatttggctcaattccttatatatctgagatgaggcctttatcagagagatttgctgcaaatttttttctgtttcctcttaatttttgctgcatttggttttatttgtgcaaaactttaataattttatgCAACCaaaattacttccattttacttCCCATGATCCTATCTTGTTaggtcataaactcttcccttatccatccaaagatctgacaaataaatttttatatgcttttaatttgcttatgatagcACCCTTTAGAACTATATCATATAcctattttaaccttattttggtataacaATGTGAGATGCTGGTCTATGTCCAGTTTTAGCCAAactgctttctaattttctcaagaatttttgtcaaatgcttgGATTTTTGGGTTTATCAcatgctagattactatagtcatttactattgcATACtgtatatttaatctattccactgatctaccactccatttcttagccaatatcagattaTCTTCAGGATCATTACTTTGTAATATAGCTTAAAATCTGGTGAAAGGCCacagttcacattttcttttcattgacttacttaatatttttgcccatttttttctttcagatgcattttaaaataattctttgatagtaTGATTgacatggcactgaataagtaaattaatttaggtaaattgTCGTTTTTATTTTACATCTTGGCCTATCCACAAAAAATTagtatttctacaattatttggATCTGTCTTTAATTgattggaaagtgttttataattatgttcatacagTCCCTAGGTTTGTTTTAGCAAGTagactcacaaatattttatatctgaaGTGAtctgaaatggaatttctcttcctatctcttcctgctgAGTTTTGTTGTAATATACAAAGAGGCTAATGATTTATATGAGTTTATATATacatcctgcagctttgctaacgTTAACTTGTTTTTGACTAGTTTttgagttgattctctaaggttttcTAAGAATACTATCATATACTTTTTGCAAAGTATATAACAATTGCAAAGAGTaaggtttttttcctctctgtctatgtatattctttcaacttctttttcttatcttattgctataagctaacatttctaatattatgttaaataataatgCTTGACTACTGTTGTCTGTTCTATTCTAAAAGAGGATCATGTCATCAGGGAAGGGGATGTTATATCATGTAAGTGAATTTGATTTTAATGAGGATGGGCTATGTAAAGTCACTAGCCTCACATTCTTCCCCAGAACCATCTGGATATGCTGGCAAGATATAGATGAGGTCAACTGTGGATGGCCCGCAATAGTAGTGATAATGATTATCCTTGCTTCAattctgatcttactgggaaagcttATCCCCATTCCAGATAATTCTTGTTCTTAGTTTTAGAAAGATACTACTTATTACtctaagaaaaattctatttctagTGTTTTGAAGAGGAATGGATGTAACTTATTTAAAAGCACTTTCTGTATTGAGatcatcatttatttttgtttttgttgtttattgttatttatttataattcccttaatattgaatcagtcctgcattcctgatataaattccacCTGATCATGAGGTATGTTTTTTGTGCTATATTGCTGTGGTCTttttactagtattttattttaaaaatctgcatcaatattcattagagaaattggtctataactatctttctctgtttctgctctCCCTGTTTAGgtatcaaaataatatttgtatcacAAAAGGAATCTTGGACTcctttacttatttgtttgtttgtttttaaacaattcATATAAATTGACATTGTTTAATATTTGATAagatttcatttgtaaatccatttggtccttcCTAGGGATTTTTCCCTTAGGGAGATCATTTATGTcttgttcaatttgttttttctaagatagggttatttaagtatgtttttctttttcattaatctgagcaatttatatttttgtaaatattcatccattttacttagattgtcaAGCTTAGGCAAAATTATGTTTATTAATTGCTTTACTTTCATCTTCATTGAGTTCATTCgttctttcttcatttcccataaaacaagTTCCTagatttattagttcaatggtttattttttctaattttattctttaattttcagaatttccattttggtgtttaattgggaatttttaatatgttctttaaagtttttttttcttttagttgcatgtctaatTTATCAATCTACTCTTtctatcatttattaattttccccTATGTACTAGTCTGGTtgaattccacaaattttggaGTGTTGTCTCACTGTTGCCATTCTCTGATGAAATGAttgattttctatatttctatgtttGTTCTTAGACCCACTCATTAAAGagtaaaattatttagtttcccattgatctttaatctattttattgtatgtagtttttattgcattatggtctaaaaaggatgcctgaggtctttcttcagatcttcttgggttgaACTAGGAGGACACCATTCTGCCccaaatattgattttttttcagtctatattTGCCCTGAGgaacaaatttgttctatttgtagggaaaatctggagagcttgaaatttaccagccTACTCCACCATTTTACCAGAAGCCTCcatattcatttcttatagaacaataatattccattacattcatataccataatttattcagtccatttcccaattaatgggcatctacttaatttccaattccttgccactacaaaaagagctgttaccaAAAATGTTTGcgcatttttcccctctttttccccttttttatgatctc encodes:
- the TRMT10A gene encoding tRNA methyltransferase 10 homolog A, with amino-acid sequence MSTDVLPTPPESDCVKTKLDSSKDQTELLKPSFDKGEAPEQMSKRQMKKLMRQKQWEDQRELRKQKRKERRQRRKLERQSHLESNSDGHDRKRFRSEAVPSPLRLIVDCSFDNLMVSKDIKKLHKQIQRCYAENRRASHPVQYYLTSHGGQLKKIMDENDKGWVNWKDIHIKPEHYSELMKKEDLIYLTSDSPNILKELDESKAYVIGGLVDHNHHKGITYRQASEHGIHHAQLPLGDFVKMNSRKVLAVNHVFEIVLEYLETRDWQEAFFSILPQRKGAVPADKVCENSSHEHASNRAKDEEESDSSAEENTENVLDPPQKGEGPDRMDST